Proteins from one Niallia circulans genomic window:
- a CDS encoding MFS transporter, which translates to MNGHEKRWTILIILNLFTFMSTLDGSIVNVALPTVSKELALPLAQSQWIVSSYLMIICTAILFFGKLGDIFGKIKIFKLGSIIFIIGSFLCGFSDSLILLILSRVVQAIGAAMTMANNQGIVTEVFPPKERGKALGLIGTFVSLGSIAGPSLGGIILSSLGWEYIFWLNVPIGIIAIIFAWKLLPKDATVTKVKIDVPGSILFALAILFLFSSLLLGQQYGYSNRYILMSVVLGVILFVFFILVERKAENPMLAFSLFKNSLFSISILCGFLVFVANFCFNILAPFYTQDILGLSPLHAGYILMLFPIAMAIIAPISGALSDKIGGQIITFVGLILMIVAQIGLTFLHEGSTILTLSCLIVLLGISTGLFQSPNNSLVMSTVDRKQLGIAGSINSLVRNLGMVVGISVATSTLFSVMSIHAGYRVTALIPDRPDIFLAGMHVVFIGSSILCFIGAVLTGVRLYSSRKSREEREKTA; encoded by the coding sequence ATGAATGGTCATGAAAAACGCTGGACTATTTTAATTATTTTAAACTTATTTACGTTTATGTCGACATTAGACGGCAGTATCGTCAATGTCGCTCTTCCAACAGTTTCGAAAGAGCTTGCATTGCCGCTCGCACAATCTCAATGGATTGTCAGCAGCTATTTAATGATAATATGTACTGCGATATTGTTCTTTGGAAAACTTGGAGATATTTTTGGCAAAATTAAAATCTTCAAGCTTGGTTCGATTATTTTCATCATAGGTTCGTTTCTGTGCGGATTTAGTGATTCGCTTATACTGTTAATTCTTTCTCGTGTCGTACAGGCAATCGGTGCTGCTATGACGATGGCGAACAACCAAGGAATTGTGACAGAAGTGTTTCCGCCAAAGGAAAGAGGAAAGGCGCTTGGATTAATTGGTACATTTGTTTCATTAGGAAGCATTGCAGGACCAAGTCTTGGCGGCATTATTCTGTCAAGCCTTGGCTGGGAATACATATTCTGGCTGAATGTGCCGATTGGCATTATTGCCATCATCTTTGCCTGGAAGCTATTACCGAAGGATGCGACTGTAACAAAAGTGAAAATTGATGTTCCAGGAAGTATTTTGTTTGCCTTGGCGATATTGTTTTTGTTTTCAAGTCTATTGTTAGGACAGCAATATGGGTATTCTAATAGGTATATCCTGATGTCTGTTGTGTTGGGGGTTATTCTGTTTGTGTTCTTCATCCTAGTAGAACGTAAGGCAGAAAATCCAATGCTGGCATTTTCCCTTTTTAAAAATTCTCTTTTCTCAATCAGTATATTATGTGGATTTTTAGTATTTGTAGCGAATTTTTGTTTCAACATTTTGGCGCCATTTTACACACAGGATATTTTAGGATTGTCGCCGCTGCATGCAGGCTATATCCTCATGCTGTTTCCGATTGCAATGGCCATTATCGCACCGATAAGTGGGGCGCTTTCCGATAAGATTGGCGGACAGATTATTACCTTTGTCGGATTAATCTTAATGATTGTGGCACAAATCGGCTTAACATTTCTACATGAAGGCAGCACGATCCTGACATTATCATGTTTAATTGTGCTTCTTGGGATAAGCACAGGCTTGTTCCAATCTCCTAATAATTCATTAGTTATGTCGACTGTTGACCGAAAACAGCTAGGAATTGCCGGAAGCATTAATTCACTCGTACGAAATTTAGGAATGGTCGTTGGTATTTCTGTGGCGACGAGCACGTTATTTTCTGTAATGAGCATCCATGCTGGTTATCGTGTCACAGCATTAATACCAGACAGACCGGATATTTTTCTAGCAGGTATGCATGTCGTATTTATTGGCTCAAGCATTTTATGCTTTATCGGCGCCGTATTAACGGGAGTGCGTCTGTATTCGTCAAGAAAATCAAGGGAAGAAAGAGAAAAGACTGCATAA
- a CDS encoding MarR family winged helix-turn-helix transcriptional regulator, which translates to MKEAPLGRLISVIHRQNQKYLLKAFKNYNIGNGGQYAFLKSIIQSPGINQDELTSKLKFDKATTARSVSQLEKAGYIRKETSETDRRANELFPTEKAIDVYPHIQFVLAELNKELTKNLTDDERTQLISLLKKIDNGL; encoded by the coding sequence ATGAAGGAAGCTCCTTTAGGCAGACTGATTTCTGTTATTCATAGACAAAATCAAAAATATTTATTAAAGGCATTCAAAAATTATAACATCGGCAATGGTGGACAATATGCATTTTTAAAATCGATTATTCAAAGCCCAGGAATCAATCAGGATGAACTAACATCTAAATTAAAATTTGATAAAGCCACAACCGCCCGTTCTGTCAGCCAGCTCGAAAAAGCAGGCTACATACGGAAAGAAACCTCTGAAACTGATCGCCGAGCAAACGAACTGTTTCCAACTGAGAAAGCGATTGATGTATATCCCCATATTCAATTTGTTTTAGCTGAATTAAACAAAGAGCTGACCAAAAATCTGACAGACGATGAAAGAACACAATTAATATCGTTATTAAAAAAGATTGATAATGGATTATAA